GAGCGCAAAACTACTGGACATGGCCCCAGATGTTGTAGATGACATGTACATTGGATGCCGTGAAGAGGCCATGGAGAAGTTTATCCATTCAGGCCTGTTAAGACAAGAGCTAAACAGAAGTGAGGGATTCCAGAAAGCGTGGAATACAAATACACAGTGTTCAAAGCTGATCCCTGGAGGAATAAAAGAACATACTGCAGCACTTTTGGCATTTGTTAATGGAGATACAGATTTTAGAAACACCTTTGACAACGCAGTGGAGACATTGGGCGTAAACGTTAGCGTCTATGAAGACCACTTCCATTTCAAGtctcttcacttcctgctgatGGATTCCATGACGCTGCTGAAACCTAAGGAGTGCAAGTCTCTGTATGTTCTcccagaaagaaaacacacagcaaaaaagGGCACAGAGGTGAGATTTGGAGGGTTCACGACAGCTCATTCAAGCTTTAGTGTGCTAAAGCGATGGGAAGATTTGGAGGGGCAAGTCATCTTTAACATCACCTCTTGCTTCTTTGCCATCCTGGGAGACAACATATGTGGTGACGAGAAGGACATGGCACTCTTATCTCCAGCTGAAGTGTTCACTGTGGAGGAGGTACATACCAAAACTGATGCAGACGACTTTGATTACACTGAGATCGTTTTGAAAACCTCAAGACTGGACAGCTCACACAACTGTTACATGTTTTCACGGTAAGACAAATTTTCTtgctaaaaatgaaacattttgctcAATCCCATGATTATTAACAAACAGTGATCTTGGGATTATAAAGTTGTATCAGATttctttatcaaaacaaaaaaagaagaagaattgttTGGCACCAAGTATTTGAAATAGTTACAAAGACCACATAGTTTTACCCAACTGTGTATACATTTAAACTGCTCTTCACCAGAAATAGT
The sequence above is a segment of the Enoplosus armatus isolate fEnoArm2 chromosome 2, fEnoArm2.hap1, whole genome shotgun sequence genome. Coding sequences within it:
- the LOC139297016 gene encoding ecto-ADP-ribosyltransferase 5 encodes the protein MWDRRKLLLAAIILTALYYKVTAKSAKLLDMAPDVVDDMYIGCREEAMEKFIHSGLLRQELNRSEGFQKAWNTNTQCSKLIPGGIKEHTAALLAFVNGDTDFRNTFDNAVETLGVNVSVYEDHFHFKSLHFLLMDSMTLLKPKECKSLYVLPERKHTAKKGTEVRFGGFTTAHSSFSVLKRWEDLEGQVIFNITSCFFAILGDNICGDEKDMALLSPAEVFTVEEVHTKTDADDFDYTEIVLKTSRLDSSHNCYMFSRSPTGVSTQIKPEATLVLVALSLFFFNC